A window from Prosthecochloris marina encodes these proteins:
- a CDS encoding ABC transporter ATP-binding protein has translation MPILLEIESLGFSYENAFSPVFSELNLSVGQEEFIVVKGASGTGKSTLLRLICRLQAYDEGHILFKRRSIESYKPAELRRSIIYVAQIPSMIDASVRENLLFPFSFAVNGSMAEPADARLTEMLEQFYLQDVSLLQQARNLSVGQQQRIALMRALLLDPEILLLDEPTSALDAKSASMVFSIVEHLNTRQGKTIIMVTHSNRSLSTISPVEYLLEQSKLRKI, from the coding sequence ATGCCGATTTTGCTGGAAATCGAATCCCTTGGCTTTTCCTATGAAAACGCTTTCTCGCCTGTTTTCAGTGAGTTGAACCTTTCTGTGGGCCAGGAAGAGTTTATCGTTGTAAAAGGTGCTTCCGGAACAGGAAAGTCTACTTTGTTGCGCCTTATCTGCAGGCTTCAGGCTTATGATGAAGGGCATATTCTTTTCAAGCGCCGAAGTATAGAGTCTTATAAGCCTGCCGAGCTTCGCCGGTCTATCATCTATGTGGCGCAAATTCCTTCGATGATAGATGCAAGTGTGAGAGAGAACCTTCTTTTTCCATTCTCTTTCGCCGTTAACGGCAGTATGGCGGAGCCTGCTGACGCGAGGCTTACAGAAATGCTCGAACAGTTTTATTTACAGGATGTCAGCCTGCTTCAGCAGGCACGAAACCTTTCAGTCGGTCAACAACAGCGCATTGCCCTAATGAGAGCCCTTTTGCTTGATCCGGAAATACTACTTCTTGACGAACCGACATCGGCGCTCGATGCAAAGAGTGCATCGATGGTTTTTTCAATCGTCGAGCACTTGAACACAAGACAGGGAAAAACAATCATTATGGTGACGCACAGCAACCGCTCACTGAGCACTATATCGCCGGTCGAATACCTGCTTGAACAGAGTAAACTTCGAAAAATATGA
- a CDS encoding ABC transporter permease, with translation MNQIVEISLWQLFLGLLFILIAQIASFVHHLGLNRDITVGTVRTFAQLFLMGYALTFIFQLENLWFTLGIFVVMAVSASFIVRGRVKEKQVPYILPTFVTMFISYFVTALFVTGLIIGVTPWWEPRYFLPIGGMVIGNSMSALAIALERLFREMRQQKGLIETRLCLGANYKEASSEMFKNAVTAGMIPSINAMMGVGLVFIPGMMSGQILAGADPLQAIRYQIIIMLMLVGSTATTSIISILIVRKRCFGRGEELLLSISDK, from the coding sequence ATGAACCAGATCGTCGAAATCAGCCTCTGGCAGCTTTTTTTGGGTCTGTTGTTTATTCTCATTGCCCAGATAGCTTCTTTTGTCCACCATCTCGGCCTGAATCGTGACATAACCGTCGGCACGGTAAGAACGTTTGCCCAGCTTTTTCTCATGGGTTACGCACTTACCTTTATTTTTCAACTGGAAAACCTATGGTTTACTCTTGGTATTTTCGTGGTTATGGCGGTTTCGGCCTCTTTCATTGTACGGGGAAGGGTAAAAGAAAAGCAGGTTCCCTACATACTGCCGACCTTTGTGACGATGTTTATCAGCTATTTCGTTACCGCATTGTTCGTTACCGGCCTTATCATCGGTGTTACGCCATGGTGGGAGCCCCGTTATTTTTTACCGATAGGAGGAATGGTTATCGGTAACTCGATGTCGGCCCTGGCAATCGCGCTTGAGCGCCTTTTCAGAGAGATGCGTCAGCAGAAAGGGCTAATTGAAACCAGGCTTTGTCTGGGGGCCAATTACAAGGAAGCAAGCTCGGAGATGTTTAAAAATGCAGTTACTGCCGGAATGATTCCTTCAATCAATGCTATGATGGGGGTTGGGCTTGTGTTTATTCCAGGCATGATGTCCGGTCAGATTCTTGCCGGAGCGGATCCGCTCCAGGCAATTCGTTATCAAATCATCATTATGCTCATGCTGGTAGGTTCAACCGCAACGACGTCAATTATTTCCATTCTGATTGTAAGAAAGCGCTGTTTCGGCAGGGGAGAGGAACTGCTGCTGTCGATAAGTGACAAGTAA
- the lgt gene encoding prolipoprotein diacylglyceryl transferase — translation MDNFIFWWQTLPSRMDPVIFTVGNFPVRWYGMMYIIAFGTVYLLTQYRIKSENLSYSPAFAGDVLTWAIVGVLLGGRLGYLLFYSFPEFIANPLGSIIPFSLSGGSCSFSGIAGMSYHGGAIGVIIAVWLFTKNQKKPFLTTIDLFIVSLPLGYTFGRLGNFINGELYGRVTDAAIGMHFPMAPGNELRHPSQLYEAFFEGIFLFIILWTLRKKAPYPGFLSGLYLFGYGFVRFFIEFYREPDAHLGFVFMQFSMGQLLCLAMIAGGIGVMILCKGLGGKVASSQ, via the coding sequence ATGGATAATTTTATTTTCTGGTGGCAAACACTTCCTTCACGGATGGACCCCGTTATCTTTACCGTAGGAAATTTTCCGGTTCGCTGGTATGGAATGATGTACATCATTGCATTTGGAACCGTTTACCTGCTTACGCAATACAGAATAAAAAGTGAAAACCTTTCCTATTCCCCGGCTTTTGCCGGTGACGTGCTTACCTGGGCAATCGTAGGAGTTCTACTGGGCGGTCGATTGGGTTATTTGCTGTTTTACAGTTTCCCGGAATTCATAGCAAACCCACTCGGCTCGATCATTCCATTCAGTCTTTCGGGCGGGAGTTGTAGTTTTTCCGGTATTGCGGGGATGTCTTACCACGGAGGTGCTATTGGTGTGATCATAGCTGTATGGCTTTTTACCAAAAACCAAAAAAAACCTTTTCTGACAACAATTGACCTCTTCATTGTATCACTCCCCCTTGGCTACACCTTTGGCAGGCTCGGCAACTTCATAAATGGAGAACTATACGGCCGGGTAACCGATGCAGCAATCGGTATGCATTTCCCTATGGCCCCAGGCAATGAGCTCCGTCATCCTTCACAGCTCTACGAAGCCTTCTTCGAAGGGATATTCCTTTTTATCATACTCTGGACATTGCGCAAAAAAGCCCCATATCCCGGCTTTCTTTCCGGCCTCTATCTTTTCGGTTACGGTTTTGTCCGTTTCTTTATCGAATTTTACCGCGAACCGGATGCGCACCTGGGCTTTGTTTTCATGCAGTTCTCCATGGGGCAGCTGCTTTGTCTTGCCATGATAGCCGGTGGTATCGGCGTTATGATCTTGTGCAAAGGGCTGGGCGGCAAAGTAGCCAGTAGCCAGTAG
- a CDS encoding ATP citrate lyase citrate-binding domain-containing protein — MAKILEGSAMKFFDKWGIPVPNYVVVMDPNRLAQLGEANKWLRESKLVVKAHEAIGGRYKLGLVKLGLNLEEAVAAAREMIGKKVGTAEIRQVIVAEMLDHDAEYYMSMSGNKDGAELLVSNKGGVDIEDNWDTVKRIHIPVDEAPSIESLTALAQAAGFEGEIAERVGKIASRLVLCFDNEDAQSIEINPLVIRKSDMRFAALDAVMNVDWDARFRHPDWDFKPVSEIGRPYTEAEQQMMELDSRIKGSVKFVEVPGGEVALLTAGGGASVFYADAVVARGGTIANYAEYSGAPPDWAVEALTETLSRLPNIKHIIVGGAIANFTDVKATFGGIINGLRESKANGYLKGVKIWVRRGGPNEAEGLAAISKLKDEGFDIHVYDRNMPMTDIVDLALNS, encoded by the coding sequence ATGGCAAAGATACTTGAAGGTTCGGCTATGAAGTTTTTCGACAAGTGGGGCATTCCGGTGCCGAACTATGTTGTTGTCATGGATCCGAACAGGCTCGCTCAGCTTGGTGAGGCGAACAAATGGCTCAGGGAATCCAAACTCGTTGTCAAAGCTCATGAGGCTATCGGCGGAAGGTATAAACTAGGCCTTGTCAAGCTTGGCCTTAACCTTGAAGAAGCTGTTGCTGCAGCTCGCGAAATGATCGGTAAAAAAGTTGGTACAGCCGAGATTCGCCAGGTGATCGTTGCCGAGATGCTCGATCACGATGCCGAGTATTATATGTCGATGAGCGGGAACAAGGATGGTGCTGAACTGCTTGTTTCAAACAAAGGTGGAGTGGATATCGAGGATAACTGGGATACAGTCAAGCGTATCCATATCCCTGTTGACGAAGCGCCTTCCATCGAGAGTTTGACCGCTCTTGCACAAGCGGCGGGTTTTGAGGGTGAAATTGCAGAACGTGTTGGAAAGATCGCTTCCAGGCTGGTTCTCTGCTTTGACAATGAAGACGCTCAGTCCATAGAGATCAATCCGCTTGTGATTCGGAAAAGCGATATGAGATTTGCCGCACTTGACGCGGTTATGAACGTGGACTGGGATGCCAGGTTCCGTCATCCTGATTGGGATTTCAAACCGGTATCGGAAATCGGGCGTCCATACACAGAAGCCGAGCAACAGATGATGGAGCTTGATTCACGGATCAAAGGTTCCGTAAAATTCGTCGAAGTTCCTGGTGGGGAAGTGGCTCTGCTGACTGCTGGTGGAGGTGCTTCGGTCTTTTATGCAGATGCGGTTGTTGCTCGTGGCGGTACAATCGCCAACTATGCCGAATATTCCGGTGCGCCTCCGGACTGGGCTGTTGAAGCTTTGACCGAGACGCTATCCAGGCTCCCGAACATCAAACATATCATTGTTGGCGGTGCTATCGCAAACTTTACCGATGTGAAGGCGACATTCGGCGGTATTATCAACGGGTTGCGTGAGAGCAAGGCGAACGGTTATCTGAAAGGTGTTAAAATATGGGTTCGTCGTGGAGGCCCGAACGAGGCTGAGGGGCTTGCTGCAATCAGCAAACTCAAGGATGAAGGATTCGACATCCATGTTTATGACCGAAACATGCCGATGACCGATATCGTCGATCTGGCTCTGAATTCCTGA
- a CDS encoding citrate/2-methylcitrate synthase produces MSIVINKETRAVIIGGAAGVNAAKKMAEFDFLVKRPLTVQAFVYPPEEGQQKEIFLGGELKNVKVYSTLEEALAHNPQINTALVYLGASRATKATQEALESENITLVSVITEGVPEKDAKKLRILAEKKGKILNGPSSIGVMSAGECRLGVIGGEYKNLKLCNLYRPGSFGVLTKSGGLSNEAMWLCAQNGNGVTSAVAIGGDAYPGTDFVTYLEMFEKDPDTKAVVIIGEVGGSLEEEAAEWLAAEKRRIRVVAAIGGTCQEVLPQGMKFGHAGAKEGKKGAGSARSKMNALREAGALVPDTFGGLSKAIKQVYDELLADGTIAPEEPISDDLLPDLPPKVQKVIKEGEVIVEPLVRTTISDDRGEEPRYRGYAASELCEKGYGMEDVIGLLWNKKLPTKEESEIIKRIIMISADHGPAVSGAYGAILGACAGIDMPQAVSAGMTMIGPRFGGAVTNAGKYFQKGVQDFPNDIPGFLAWMKKNVGPVPGIGHRVKSLKNPDKRVKYLISYVKNETSLHTPCLDFALEVEKVTTAKKDNLILNVDGTMGAILMDLGFPIHSLNGFFVLARTIGMIGHWIDQNEQNSRLIRLYDYLINYAVEDEREVPDKK; encoded by the coding sequence GTGAGCATTGTAATCAATAAAGAAACACGCGCTGTCATCATTGGTGGAGCAGCAGGCGTGAATGCGGCAAAGAAGATGGCCGAATTCGACTTTCTTGTAAAACGCCCATTGACCGTACAGGCATTTGTCTATCCTCCCGAAGAAGGCCAGCAGAAAGAGATTTTCCTTGGTGGTGAACTCAAAAACGTCAAAGTGTATTCCACGCTTGAAGAAGCACTTGCCCATAACCCGCAGATCAATACGGCATTGGTCTATCTTGGCGCATCACGCGCGACCAAGGCTACACAGGAGGCCCTCGAGTCTGAAAACATCACGCTTGTTTCGGTTATTACCGAAGGTGTTCCTGAAAAAGATGCTAAAAAACTTCGTATTCTTGCCGAGAAAAAAGGAAAAATCCTCAACGGACCGTCCTCTATCGGTGTCATGTCTGCAGGTGAGTGTCGCCTGGGCGTGATCGGCGGTGAATACAAGAACCTCAAACTATGTAACCTCTACAGGCCGGGTTCTTTCGGTGTTCTTACCAAATCCGGCGGTCTTTCCAACGAGGCAATGTGGCTGTGTGCCCAGAATGGAAACGGGGTTACTTCCGCAGTGGCTATCGGCGGTGACGCCTATCCCGGTACCGATTTTGTCACGTATCTTGAAATGTTCGAAAAAGATCCCGATACCAAAGCGGTTGTCATCATCGGCGAGGTCGGCGGCTCACTTGAAGAGGAAGCTGCAGAGTGGCTTGCCGCGGAAAAACGCCGCATAAGAGTCGTCGCCGCTATTGGCGGTACCTGCCAGGAAGTGCTCCCCCAAGGCATGAAGTTCGGTCATGCCGGTGCGAAAGAAGGGAAAAAAGGCGCAGGTTCTGCACGTTCGAAAATGAACGCGCTGAGAGAGGCTGGTGCGCTTGTGCCTGACACATTCGGTGGGTTGAGCAAAGCCATCAAGCAGGTTTATGACGAACTTCTTGCAGACGGCACTATTGCGCCTGAAGAACCGATTTCCGATGACCTGCTACCGGATCTGCCGCCAAAAGTTCAGAAGGTTATAAAAGAAGGTGAAGTCATCGTCGAGCCTCTTGTCAGGACTACCATTTCCGACGACCGAGGCGAAGAGCCACGTTACAGAGGCTATGCGGCTTCAGAGCTTTGTGAAAAAGGTTACGGCATGGAAGATGTCATCGGTCTTCTCTGGAACAAGAAACTTCCGACAAAGGAAGAATCCGAGATCATCAAACGAATCATCATGATTTCTGCAGACCATGGTCCTGCTGTTTCAGGTGCCTATGGGGCCATTCTCGGTGCCTGTGCCGGAATCGACATGCCTCAGGCTGTTTCTGCCGGTATGACCATGATCGGCCCACGCTTCGGCGGTGCGGTAACCAATGCCGGAAAGTACTTCCAGAAAGGTGTCCAGGACTTCCCGAACGACATCCCCGGCTTTCTTGCCTGGATGAAGAAAAACGTCGGTCCTGTTCCCGGTATAGGCCATCGTGTCAAGAGCCTGAAAAATCCTGACAAGCGTGTAAAATATCTGATCTCCTATGTAAAGAACGAGACCTCGCTCCATACGCCGTGTCTCGACTTTGCACTTGAGGTTGAGAAGGTAACCACAGCGAAAAAGGATAACCTTATCCTGAACGTCGACGGAACCATGGGTGCCATCCTGATGGACCTCGGTTTCCCGATTCATTCGTTGAACGGCTTCTTCGTTCTTGCCCGCACGATCGGTATGATAGGCCACTGGATCGATCAGAACGAACAGAACTCACGCCTGATAAGGCTCTACGACTATCTCATCAACTACGCGGTTGAAGATGAAAGGGAAGTGCCTGACAAAAAGTAA
- a CDS encoding TetR/AcrR family transcriptional regulator, protein MCPKIVDKKLKRQQLVKAAVGVFSERGFKGTSMEEVSLRAGIGKGTIYEYFGSKEDLFYACFDWFMKMTIDQAAEALKECTGSEEKLRTAARVWTEVVIRYIDFCPIPLEVWAMASTGSDNERFSTSLKEMYASFRTSIEEMLREGQASGEFRRDMDVTAIAIMLVSAFDGVLLQSLFDRSIHISSYMNSFLDVLVRGMKPDLRKG, encoded by the coding sequence ATGTGTCCAAAAATCGTGGATAAAAAGCTCAAGCGCCAACAATTGGTCAAAGCTGCCGTTGGTGTTTTTTCGGAAAGAGGTTTCAAGGGGACTTCAATGGAAGAAGTTTCCCTGCGTGCGGGTATCGGTAAGGGAACTATATATGAATATTTCGGAAGCAAAGAAGATCTTTTTTATGCCTGCTTCGACTGGTTCATGAAGATGACAATAGATCAAGCTGCCGAAGCCTTGAAAGAGTGTACCGGTTCGGAGGAGAAGCTACGGACAGCTGCTCGCGTTTGGACGGAGGTGGTGATTCGTTATATCGATTTTTGTCCGATCCCGCTCGAAGTATGGGCTATGGCAAGTACCGGATCGGATAACGAACGTTTCTCCACAAGCTTGAAGGAAATGTATGCGTCTTTCAGAACCTCTATTGAGGAGATGCTTCGGGAAGGACAGGCAAGCGGAGAATTTCGTAGGGATATGGATGTAACGGCAATAGCTATAATGCTGGTCAGTGCATTCGATGGGGTATTGTTGCAGTCGTTGTTCGATCGTTCTATACATATCTCGAGTTACATGAACAGCTTTCTCGATGTTCTTGTTCGAGGCATGAAACCAGATTTACGCAAGGGATAG
- a CDS encoding HlyD family secretion protein has product MRFNTTTTFKRYVLPGAIIIIVVSSLWLISKDSLPEGLIQVNGRLEGDRITVSTEYSGKIWKLDAKEGDLVEAGQIMARLDNERLQKQFSQAKDAFEVLQKQVRADEANLRIQKKEMPLTIGQAEAGVLQASAALEKAEAKEKKALRDAKRARELRPSGAVSEDYLEKVELLLDTAGRDAAIARASLNQAQAALTSAELEEERILAQQSRLEALYAERDKAQNAVEEIRCVLDKYIIRAPASGTVTAKLVSLGETLAQGSPLFDMVDLDQLYLKAYLPEPHLGKIRRGLEAHVFTDAFPDQPFIAEVDYIASRSQFTPKEVQTKEERVKQVFALKLYLNENPEHSLSPGMPADALIRWKEDVSWRLPVQ; this is encoded by the coding sequence ATGCGTTTTAACACTACCACGACTTTCAAACGGTACGTATTGCCGGGAGCGATCATCATCATTGTTGTATCCAGTCTATGGCTCATCAGTAAGGATTCCCTGCCTGAAGGGCTTATCCAGGTAAACGGCAGGCTCGAAGGGGATCGGATTACCGTTTCAACTGAATATTCCGGGAAGATTTGGAAACTCGATGCTAAAGAAGGTGACCTGGTTGAGGCTGGACAGATAATGGCGCGTTTGGATAATGAGCGACTGCAGAAGCAATTTTCACAGGCAAAAGATGCTTTCGAGGTCCTTCAGAAGCAGGTTAGAGCCGATGAAGCAAACCTGCGTATTCAGAAAAAGGAAATGCCTTTAACCATAGGGCAGGCGGAAGCGGGTGTCTTGCAAGCTTCAGCAGCTCTCGAGAAAGCTGAGGCAAAGGAAAAAAAGGCACTGCGTGATGCAAAGCGTGCCCGTGAACTTCGCCCGAGCGGGGCGGTATCCGAAGATTACCTTGAAAAAGTCGAATTGTTATTGGATACTGCTGGCAGGGATGCCGCTATTGCACGAGCTTCCTTGAATCAAGCGCAAGCGGCATTGACTTCAGCGGAACTGGAGGAGGAGCGCATTCTGGCACAGCAATCGAGACTCGAAGCATTGTATGCCGAACGGGACAAGGCACAAAATGCTGTGGAAGAAATTCGCTGTGTGCTTGATAAATATATCATCAGGGCACCTGCTTCCGGTACTGTGACCGCCAAGCTTGTTTCGCTTGGCGAGACCCTCGCGCAAGGTTCACCACTGTTCGACATGGTCGATCTCGATCAGTTGTATCTGAAAGCGTACTTGCCCGAACCGCATCTTGGTAAAATAAGACGTGGTTTGGAAGCTCATGTGTTTACCGATGCATTTCCGGACCAACCATTTATTGCTGAAGTCGACTACATAGCTTCGCGATCTCAATTCACTCCCAAAGAGGTGCAAACCAAGGAGGAGCGTGTCAAACAGGTTTTCGCCCTGAAATTGTATCTGAATGAAAATCCCGAACATAGTTTGTCGCCGGGTATGCCGGCAGATGCCCTTATTCGCTGGAAAGAAGATGTTTCATGGAGGTTGCCGGTACAATGA
- a CDS encoding ATP-binding cassette domain-containing protein yields the protein MSTIIDVENFGKRYRRLDVISNVSVTVQRGEIHGLIGPDGSGKSSLLKAIAGVLDFEHGIIRVFGQRVNSEEEAERIKGRIGFMPQGLGQNLYAELSVEENIDFFARLRMVAPADLEPRKTRLLEMTHLERFRERPMKHLSGGMKQKLGLVCSLIHQPELIILDEPTTGVDPVSRRDFWVILSQLLEEYGTTAIVSTAYMDEASRFHRVSLMYKGEMLAQGKPEEIRALVSGTVVVVKASSQIEAFAILKSQYPQVQPIGHHLRVFVGKQNSEQAESAVKDSLSHLEIAECYSMRPELEDVLVTMLIDRNEHKNVGSGPVFKTMGRKNGKRNGPAIVARDLVQNFGAFRAVDHLSFEVSQGEIFGLLGANGAGKTTAIKMLTGILPSSSGNGQVAGVDMQKAAQTIKSRVGYMSQAFSLYEDLSAHENLKLYGGIYGLSGTGLKERIRQTLALTGLQGYESEMTQGLPMGVRQRLALSCALLHRPSILFLDEPTSGVDPLGRRRFWEILFQLSREEGVTILVTTHYMNEAEHCDHLVLMYAGRSVADETPAGMKLALRKEAGELLELTVDRPVRVLEVLEENGLSDAAIFGNCIHLLTKNIGDTVLKIRFLLESNNLSLHKVDEIPISMEDVFVHRVMALEKHASQRQQA from the coding sequence ATGAGTACGATCATTGATGTTGAGAATTTTGGTAAGCGGTACAGGCGACTCGATGTCATCAGCAATGTTAGCGTAACGGTTCAAAGGGGAGAAATCCATGGGCTGATCGGGCCGGACGGTAGCGGGAAAAGCAGCCTTTTGAAAGCGATTGCCGGTGTGCTTGACTTCGAGCACGGTATTATCCGGGTGTTCGGTCAACGAGTGAATTCGGAGGAAGAAGCGGAACGGATCAAAGGGCGTATCGGGTTTATGCCACAAGGGTTGGGGCAGAACCTGTATGCGGAGCTGTCTGTGGAGGAAAACATCGACTTTTTTGCTCGACTGCGTATGGTTGCTCCGGCGGATCTTGAGCCGAGAAAAACCCGCCTGCTCGAAATGACTCACTTGGAGCGGTTCAGGGAGCGGCCCATGAAGCATCTTTCGGGAGGAATGAAACAGAAATTAGGCCTTGTCTGCAGCCTGATACATCAGCCCGAACTGATTATTCTCGATGAACCGACAACCGGTGTCGATCCGGTATCGAGACGTGACTTCTGGGTAATCCTTTCTCAGTTGCTCGAAGAATACGGTACTACGGCCATCGTTTCGACAGCGTATATGGACGAGGCCTCTCGATTTCATCGTGTCTCTCTTATGTACAAAGGTGAGATGCTTGCGCAGGGTAAACCGGAAGAAATACGTGCTTTAGTGTCCGGCACAGTTGTTGTCGTCAAGGCATCTTCCCAGATCGAAGCGTTTGCAATTCTGAAATCTCAGTACCCGCAAGTACAACCGATAGGGCATCATCTTCGTGTCTTTGTTGGAAAACAAAATTCCGAACAGGCAGAAAGTGCTGTGAAAGACAGCTTGTCCCACTTGGAAATTGCAGAATGTTATTCGATGAGGCCGGAACTTGAGGATGTCCTTGTCACTATGCTTATCGACCGGAATGAGCATAAAAATGTCGGTTCGGGTCCGGTCTTCAAGACAATGGGCAGAAAAAACGGGAAAAGAAATGGCCCTGCAATTGTGGCGAGAGATCTGGTGCAGAATTTCGGTGCCTTTCGGGCAGTCGACCATCTGAGCTTTGAAGTTTCACAGGGTGAAATATTCGGTTTGTTAGGCGCCAACGGCGCAGGAAAAACAACGGCTATAAAGATGCTGACAGGAATTCTCCCATCCAGTAGCGGTAACGGTCAGGTTGCGGGCGTCGATATGCAGAAGGCGGCGCAAACTATCAAGTCGCGTGTGGGATACATGTCGCAGGCATTTTCCCTTTATGAAGATCTGAGCGCTCACGAGAACCTCAAACTCTATGGAGGTATCTATGGTTTGTCCGGTACTGGACTGAAAGAAAGGATCAGGCAAACTCTGGCTCTTACCGGTTTGCAGGGGTATGAGAGTGAAATGACTCAGGGGTTGCCGATGGGGGTTCGACAGCGGCTTGCTCTTTCCTGTGCTCTGCTTCATCGTCCATCTATCCTTTTCCTCGATGAGCCTACCTCGGGAGTCGATCCTCTTGGTCGCAGGCGATTTTGGGAAATTTTGTTTCAATTGTCCCGTGAGGAAGGGGTGACCATATTGGTAACGACTCATTACATGAACGAAGCCGAGCATTGCGATCATCTGGTTCTCATGTATGCCGGCCGGAGCGTTGCCGATGAAACACCAGCAGGGATGAAGCTGGCACTACGAAAAGAGGCCGGAGAGCTTTTGGAGTTGACTGTGGACCGACCGGTGCGGGTTCTTGAAGTACTTGAAGAGAATGGATTGAGTGATGCTGCGATTTTCGGGAATTGTATACACTTGCTGACCAAAAACATCGGTGATACCGTGTTGAAAATTCGGTTCCTTTTGGAGTCCAACAACCTCTCTTTACACAAGGTCGACGAGATACCTATCAGTATGGAAGATGTTTTTGTACACAGGGTAATGGCTCTGGAGAAACACGCATCGCAGAGGCAGCAAGCATGA
- a CDS encoding ABC transporter permease, with protein sequence MNYQRILAVAKREWQEIYRDRLFLSLAFVFPITMMIAFAYGLSLDVEDIPIAVLDQDRSELSREYIHCFKDSRYFKFKGYLEHPDEIDELLTTQHIRAAIVIPEHFQSNLLEGRPSPVQHLLDGTFTTRARTVKGYMTAITRAFEKDILINFFAKCLGVPPQRVTEQLTPIKVQIRYLYSQAVESSQSLPPRLMVLVLLVASPFLTVVGIVREKENGSIYNMYASNVSRTEYLIGKLMPYMIIATINAFILWAIAVVMFQAPFKGSAVLFVAATLLYVLCTTLIGLVISVFVRTQVAGVLITAILTIVGGTLYSGVLTPVSMLSEDNQLFCHLLPAMYYTEIVDGVFLRNVGLTVLWPNLLVLAVYSALLLVVGYTKFTKRPKT encoded by the coding sequence ATGAACTATCAACGTATCCTTGCCGTCGCAAAGCGTGAATGGCAAGAAATTTACCGGGATCGTCTGTTTCTTTCGTTGGCTTTTGTTTTCCCTATCACGATGATGATCGCGTTTGCCTATGGTCTGTCGCTGGATGTGGAAGATATTCCAATTGCCGTTCTTGACCAGGATCGGAGTGAACTGAGCCGTGAATACATCCACTGTTTTAAAGATTCGAGGTATTTCAAGTTCAAGGGATATCTCGAACATCCCGATGAAATCGACGAACTGTTGACGACACAGCACATTCGCGCGGCAATTGTGATTCCGGAACATTTTCAGAGTAACCTTCTTGAAGGACGACCTTCGCCGGTGCAGCATCTGCTGGATGGTACCTTCACCACTCGCGCGAGGACCGTAAAGGGTTATATGACGGCCATTACCCGTGCTTTTGAAAAAGACATCCTCATCAATTTTTTCGCCAAATGCCTTGGAGTACCCCCTCAGCGAGTTACCGAACAGCTTACACCAATCAAGGTCCAAATCCGTTATCTCTATAGCCAGGCGGTAGAAAGTTCTCAGTCTCTTCCACCAAGGCTCATGGTTCTTGTACTCCTGGTCGCTTCTCCTTTTCTCACCGTTGTCGGTATCGTGCGCGAAAAGGAAAATGGTTCCATATACAATATGTACGCATCCAATGTTTCCCGAACAGAGTATCTGATCGGGAAATTAATGCCTTATATGATCATTGCAACCATCAACGCTTTCATACTCTGGGCTATCGCCGTAGTGATGTTTCAGGCACCTTTCAAGGGAAGTGCCGTACTCTTCGTCGCTGCTACGCTGCTGTATGTTTTGTGTACGACCTTGATTGGTTTGGTCATCTCTGTTTTTGTGAGAACGCAGGTGGCCGGAGTATTGATTACGGCAATTTTGACCATTGTCGGCGGGACACTTTACTCCGGGGTGCTTACACCGGTGAGTATGTTATCGGAAGACAATCAGCTTTTTTGCCATCTCCTGCCGGCCATGTATTACACTGAAATTGTTGACGGTGTGTTTCTGAGGAATGTCGGGTTGACTGTTCTATGGCCTAACCTGCTTGTTTTGGCGGTTTATTCAGCTCTTTTGCTGGTTGTGGGATACACTAAATTCACAAAAAGGCCAAAAACATGA